One Dictyoglomus thermophilum H-6-12 DNA window includes the following coding sequences:
- the uidA gene encoding beta-glucuronidase: MLYPKESETREVKDLSGVWEFRTESDKNYILMPVPASFNDITQDINLRDYVGRVYYKKSFFIPVYWKERNIFLRVGAAAHFSEVYVNGNLVTKHKGGFLPFEAEISKFVNYGQENIIEIMVDNTLTWDVLPPGELKVIEDEMHPKGYKVLNYYFDFFNYSGIHRPVVIYTTPKVYIKDFSVITELSNNSALVKYSIESEGNNFQVILRDKDKNIVAENFGKSGVLEVKNPKLWEPGNPYLYNLEIKLLEKDNFDIYRMDIGIRTVRVEGKQFLINEKPFYFKGFGKHEDSDIRGKGLDQVINIKDFNLLKWIGANSFRTSHYPYSEEILFLADQYGIAVIEEAPAVGLNLWNRNEKVFTEGRVDGKTLEHHLEIMRELIARDKNHPSVIMWSVANEAATYEDGAEEYFRRVIEETRRLDPTRPITIVENTKASETKVSKYVDVICVNRYYSWYTDSGDLSVIEYQLERDLREWYELYRKPIILSEFGADAISGFHSDPPLMFTEEYQQEMIKRFVGVLDRLDFVVGEHIWNFADFMTKQSITRVVGNKKGVFTRNRQPKMVAHFLKERWSKLPDFWEK, from the coding sequence ATGCTTTATCCTAAAGAGAGTGAAACAAGAGAGGTAAAGGATTTGTCAGGAGTGTGGGAGTTTAGAACCGAATCTGATAAAAATTATATCCTCATGCCAGTTCCTGCAAGTTTTAACGACATCACACAAGATATTAATTTAAGAGATTATGTTGGCAGAGTATATTATAAAAAATCCTTCTTTATACCGGTTTATTGGAAAGAAAGAAATATTTTTTTGAGGGTGGGAGCAGCAGCTCATTTTTCTGAGGTTTATGTAAATGGTAATTTAGTGACTAAACACAAAGGAGGATTTCTTCCTTTCGAGGCAGAGATCTCTAAATTTGTAAATTATGGACAAGAAAATATTATAGAAATTATGGTAGACAACACTTTAACTTGGGATGTTCTTCCTCCTGGAGAATTAAAAGTTATTGAGGACGAAATGCATCCTAAAGGATATAAGGTTTTGAATTATTATTTTGATTTTTTTAATTACTCTGGAATTCACAGGCCTGTGGTAATATATACCACTCCTAAGGTATATATTAAAGATTTTTCTGTTATTACTGAACTAAGTAATAATTCTGCATTGGTAAAGTACAGTATTGAAAGTGAAGGTAATAATTTTCAAGTTATTTTAAGAGATAAAGATAAAAATATAGTAGCAGAGAATTTTGGTAAATCAGGAGTTTTAGAGGTAAAAAATCCAAAATTATGGGAGCCTGGAAATCCTTATCTATATAATTTAGAGATTAAACTTTTGGAAAAAGACAACTTTGATATTTATAGAATGGACATAGGAATAAGGACGGTAAGAGTAGAGGGAAAACAGTTTCTTATAAATGAGAAACCATTTTACTTTAAGGGTTTTGGTAAGCATGAGGACTCAGATATAAGGGGAAAAGGTTTAGATCAAGTTATTAACATTAAAGATTTTAATTTATTGAAATGGATAGGGGCAAACTCTTTTAGAACCTCTCACTATCCCTATAGCGAGGAGATACTTTTCCTTGCTGACCAATATGGGATAGCTGTTATTGAGGAAGCTCCAGCTGTTGGGTTAAATTTATGGAACCGTAATGAAAAAGTTTTTACTGAAGGAAGGGTTGATGGAAAGACATTAGAGCATCATTTAGAAATTATGAGGGAACTTATAGCGAGGGATAAAAATCATCCGAGTGTAATTATGTGGAGCGTAGCTAATGAGGCGGCAACTTACGAAGATGGAGCAGAGGAATATTTTAGGAGAGTTATAGAGGAAACAAGAAGGCTCGATCCTACAAGACCAATAACCATAGTAGAAAATACTAAGGCAAGTGAGACGAAAGTAAGTAAATATGTTGATGTGATATGTGTTAATAGATACTATTCATGGTATACCGATTCGGGAGATTTAAGTGTTATTGAATATCAACTTGAAAGAGATCTTAGAGAGTGGTATGAATTATACAGAAAGCCGATAATTCTCTCTGAGTTCGGGGCAGATGCTATTTCTGGATTTCATTCTGATCCTCCCTTAATGTTTACAGAGGAGTATCAACAAGAGATGATTAAAAGATTTGTGGGAGTTCTTGACAGGCTTGATTTTGTTGTGGGAGAGCATATTTGGAATTTTGCTGATTTTATGACGAAACAGAGTATAACGAGGGTAGTGGGCAATAAGAAAGGGGTTTTTACAAGGAATAGACAGCCTAAAATGGTGGCTCATTTTTTGAAAGAGAGATGGAGTAAATTACCTGATTTTTGGGAAAAATAG
- a CDS encoding ArsR/SmtB family transcription factor: MTKKEDYISLSDEALQNMSDILKILAHPLRIKLIFILAQNPATVSDLLKILDVRQPNLSQHLTLLKRVKLLKTRREGKSVYYLLSHPEIKDLLEKINEITKEI; encoded by the coding sequence ATGACCAAAAAAGAAGATTACATATCCTTATCTGATGAAGCCTTGCAAAATATGAGTGACATATTGAAAATTCTTGCGCACCCTTTAAGGATAAAATTGATATTCATCTTAGCTCAAAATCCTGCAACCGTTTCAGATCTTCTTAAAATACTCGATGTTAGACAGCCCAATCTTTCTCAGCACCTAACTTTGTTGAAAAGAGTCAAGCTCTTAAAAACAAGAAGAGAAGGGAAATCAGTATATTACCTATTATCACATCCTGAGATTAAAGATCTCCTTGAAAAGATAAATGAAATAACAAAAGAAATCTAA
- a CDS encoding DUF554 domain-containing protein has translation MGTIFNSIAVIIGGLIGTIFKKRIPESLQKLLMDSLGLICLPLGMGMAIKGEKFLALVFSIVVGAIIGELLKIHDGLEKLSLEVEKRFAREQNTFAKGFLTATLLYCIGPMTIMGSLQDGLGQTPQILYTKALLDGTASIALASALGVGVIFSSISVLIVQGGITLFAKVISPLFTPIVIQEMTAVGGVLILGIALNLLNIKQIKVANLLPALFLIPIFIHIFP, from the coding sequence ATGGGGACCATATTCAACTCTATCGCAGTAATTATTGGAGGATTAATAGGTACCATATTTAAGAAAAGGATACCTGAAAGTCTTCAAAAACTATTAATGGATTCTCTCGGTTTGATATGTCTTCCTCTTGGAATGGGGATGGCTATAAAGGGAGAAAAGTTCCTTGCCTTGGTTTTTAGCATAGTAGTAGGAGCAATTATTGGAGAACTTCTTAAGATACATGATGGACTTGAAAAACTTTCCTTAGAAGTAGAAAAGAGGTTTGCAAGAGAACAAAATACATTTGCAAAAGGCTTTCTAACAGCTACACTTCTTTACTGCATAGGCCCTATGACTATTATGGGCTCACTACAAGATGGTCTTGGACAAACTCCTCAAATTCTATATACTAAAGCTCTACTTGATGGAACTGCCTCTATTGCTCTTGCCTCAGCCCTTGGAGTAGGTGTTATATTTTCCTCCATCTCAGTGCTTATCGTTCAAGGAGGTATAACTTTATTTGCTAAGGTTATAAGTCCTTTATTTACCCCCATAGTGATTCAGGAAATGACAGCCGTAGGAGGAGTACTAATACTAGGTATTGCTCTAAATCTACTAAATATAAAGCAAATAAAAGTAGCAAATCTTCTACCAGCTTTATTTCTAATTCCTATATTTATTCATATATTCCCCTAA
- a CDS encoding lactate utilization protein, with amino-acid sequence MKDIKVWLTEKQLKRTAEILKERGYDVFLVENREEAKNIVLKLIPENATVGIGGSITIREIGVIEELEKRGNKVIHHWKEGLSPEEDLEIRRQELISDVFLSSVNALTFSGEIVNMEAIGNRVAAQIFGPKKVIVVVGRNKLVINLETAIWRIKNVVTPLNARRLRLELPCAEEGYCVDCNHPKRICRITTILEAPPARTPFTVILVNEDLGF; translated from the coding sequence ATGAAGGATATTAAAGTTTGGCTTACAGAGAAACAGTTAAAAAGGACCGCAGAAATCTTAAAGGAGAGAGGATACGATGTTTTCTTGGTAGAAAATAGGGAAGAAGCAAAAAATATAGTGCTCAAGTTAATTCCTGAAAATGCCACCGTAGGAATTGGTGGAAGTATAACTATAAGAGAAATTGGCGTAATAGAAGAGCTTGAAAAGAGGGGGAATAAGGTAATACACCATTGGAAGGAAGGTTTATCTCCCGAAGAAGACCTTGAGATAAGGCGACAAGAACTAATTTCAGATGTATTTTTATCTAGTGTAAATGCACTGACCTTTTCAGGAGAAATTGTAAATATGGAAGCTATAGGAAATAGAGTTGCAGCTCAGATCTTTGGCCCTAAGAAGGTAATCGTAGTGGTGGGAAGAAATAAGCTTGTAATAAATTTAGAGACTGCTATATGGAGGATTAAAAATGTAGTTACGCCTCTTAATGCAAGAAGGTTGAGATTGGAGCTCCCTTGTGCTGAAGAGGGATATTGTGTGGATTGTAATCATCCAAAAAGGATATGTAGAATAACTACTATACTTGAGGCTCCCCCTGCAAGGACTCCTTTTACTGTTATATTAGTTAATGAGGATTTAGGTTTTTAG
- the guaA gene encoding glutamine-hydrolyzing GMP synthase → MIAVIDFGSQYTQLIARRFRELGVYSEIYPPNVKYSFLNEKGVKGIVLSGGPNSVYNTELELDNEIFNGDIPILGICFGFQLMAKFLGGEVKKGEKGEFGLTRIKIVKESVLFEGLEKEEKVWMSHHDVVTRLPEDFVVTAISENGFIAGAQSLEKPFFAVQFHPEVSHTEKGQLIIENFAFKICGAEKNWNLGRFVEEKIEEIRKQIGENRVLLAVSGGVDSTTLAVLLQRAVGDKLTAIFVDHGLLRMGEKEEVTEVLKRLGVNLVVVDAEERFLEKLKGVVDPEEKRKIIGHEFVEVFKEEAKKRGPFKFLAQGTLYPDVIESAASHTGMAAKIKTHHNVGGLPEELGFELIEPFRYLFKDEVRRIAEILGLPENIIKRQPFPGPGLAVRILGEVTRDKLELLRKADCILMEEIKKWEKYDEIWQSFAVLLPIKTVGVKGDFRSYEYVIALRVVKSEDGMTANFVEVPYEILGRIARRITNEVSGINRVVYDLTDKPPATIEWE, encoded by the coding sequence ATGATTGCGGTTATTGATTTTGGTTCCCAGTATACTCAGCTTATTGCAAGGAGATTTAGAGAATTAGGAGTGTATTCAGAAATTTATCCTCCTAATGTGAAATATTCTTTTTTAAATGAGAAAGGAGTAAAGGGAATAGTACTCTCGGGAGGACCTAACAGTGTATATAATACTGAATTAGAACTTGATAATGAGATATTTAATGGTGATATTCCTATTTTAGGGATCTGTTTTGGTTTTCAGTTAATGGCTAAATTTTTAGGAGGTGAAGTGAAGAAAGGGGAAAAAGGTGAATTTGGTCTTACAAGGATAAAGATAGTTAAAGAATCTGTCTTGTTTGAGGGGTTGGAGAAAGAAGAAAAAGTGTGGATGAGCCATCACGATGTGGTAACAAGGCTTCCTGAAGATTTTGTAGTTACAGCTATTTCGGAAAATGGTTTTATTGCCGGTGCACAGTCTTTAGAAAAGCCTTTCTTTGCTGTACAGTTTCATCCTGAAGTTTCTCACACTGAAAAGGGACAATTAATCATTGAGAATTTTGCCTTTAAGATTTGTGGAGCTGAGAAAAACTGGAATCTTGGTAGGTTTGTAGAAGAAAAAATAGAAGAGATAAGGAAACAAATTGGAGAAAATAGGGTGCTTCTTGCAGTAAGTGGTGGGGTTGATTCTACAACTCTTGCGGTTCTGTTGCAAAGAGCTGTTGGTGATAAGCTTACTGCTATATTTGTAGATCACGGATTGTTGAGAATGGGAGAAAAAGAAGAGGTAACAGAAGTATTAAAGAGACTTGGAGTTAATCTTGTGGTGGTTGATGCAGAAGAAAGATTTCTTGAGAAGTTAAAGGGAGTTGTAGATCCTGAGGAAAAGAGAAAGATTATTGGACATGAATTTGTGGAGGTATTTAAGGAGGAGGCAAAAAAGAGAGGTCCTTTTAAGTTTCTTGCTCAAGGTACCCTTTATCCTGATGTTATAGAAAGTGCTGCTTCTCATACTGGAATGGCTGCTAAGATAAAGACTCATCATAATGTGGGAGGACTACCTGAAGAGCTTGGTTTTGAGTTGATTGAACCCTTTAGGTATCTGTTTAAAGATGAGGTAAGGAGAATTGCGGAAATTTTAGGACTTCCTGAGAATATTATAAAGAGACAACCTTTTCCAGGGCCAGGACTTGCTGTAAGAATTTTAGGAGAAGTTACAAGGGATAAATTGGAGCTTTTGAGAAAAGCTGATTGTATCTTGATGGAGGAGATAAAAAAATGGGAAAAGTATGATGAAATATGGCAGTCTTTTGCAGTTTTACTTCCCATAAAAACAGTCGGAGTCAAAGGCGATTTTAGATCTTACGAATATGTTATTGCTCTTAGGGTTGTAAAGAGTGAGGATGGAATGACTGCAAATTTTGTTGAGGTGCCTTATGAGATACTTGGAAGAATAGCAAGAAGAATAACCAATGAGGTTTCAGGTATAAATAGAGTGGTATATGATCTTACTGATAAGCCACCTGCTACTATTGAATGGGAATAA
- the larC gene encoding nickel pincer cofactor biosynthesis protein LarC: MKALYFDCFSGISGDMILGALIDLGIDVEKWKTELNKIPVKGYKIEISKKQKNSIWGTDVNIIIDDHHSHRHLEDLLKIVDESGLSENIKTKAKNIFYKIAEAEAKIHNQPIDEVHFHEIGALDTIIDVLGSLILLEMLEVEEIYSSPLPLGSGFVNTAHGTIPVPAPATLEILRGIPVYKDGREGELVTPTGAAIISTVANFVQELPPIRVDKIGYGCGKKDFSFPNLLRVYVGELVESTVKERNIVLETNIDDMNPQIFGYLVEKLFKEGALDVFLTPVYMKKGRPGILLSVIAPLVMEERLSEVIFRETTTLGIRKIYVDKKIMPREIKEIETKWGKVRIKVANINGIRKAYPEYEDCKSIAERENIPLKDVILEIEKLMERE; this comes from the coding sequence ATGAAAGCATTGTATTTTGATTGTTTTTCAGGAATAAGTGGAGATATGATACTTGGAGCTTTAATAGATTTAGGAATAGATGTGGAAAAGTGGAAAACTGAACTTAATAAAATTCCTGTAAAGGGATATAAAATTGAAATTTCTAAGAAGCAGAAGAATAGCATATGGGGAACAGATGTTAATATAATTATTGACGATCACCATTCTCATCGACATCTGGAAGATCTTTTAAAAATCGTAGATGAAAGTGGGCTTTCTGAAAATATAAAAACTAAGGCAAAAAATATTTTTTATAAAATTGCTGAAGCGGAAGCCAAAATTCATAACCAGCCTATAGACGAAGTTCATTTTCATGAGATTGGGGCTTTAGATACGATTATTGATGTCTTAGGATCTCTCATTTTATTAGAGATGTTAGAAGTTGAAGAGATTTACTCTTCTCCTCTTCCTCTTGGAAGCGGATTTGTTAATACTGCTCATGGGACTATACCTGTTCCTGCACCAGCCACTTTAGAGATACTTAGAGGAATTCCGGTATACAAAGATGGCCGAGAAGGGGAACTTGTTACTCCTACTGGTGCAGCTATTATATCTACTGTAGCAAATTTTGTTCAAGAATTGCCTCCCATAAGGGTTGATAAGATTGGTTATGGGTGTGGAAAGAAAGACTTTTCTTTTCCTAACCTTCTTAGGGTGTATGTAGGAGAATTAGTAGAAAGTACTGTTAAAGAGAGAAATATAGTGTTAGAAACCAATATAGATGATATGAATCCGCAGATTTTTGGTTACTTAGTAGAAAAGCTTTTTAAAGAAGGAGCACTGGACGTATTTTTGACACCAGTGTATATGAAGAAGGGAAGGCCGGGTATTTTACTTAGTGTTATAGCTCCTTTAGTTATGGAAGAAAGGCTTTCTGAGGTGATATTTAGGGAGACAACAACTCTTGGTATAAGAAAAATTTACGTAGACAAGAAAATAATGCCAAGGGAAATAAAGGAAATAGAAACAAAGTGGGGTAAGGTAAGAATAAAGGTAGCAAATATTAATGGAATAAGAAAGGCCTATCCTGAATATGAAGACTGTAAGAGTATTGCAGAAAGAGAGAATATCCCTTTAAAGGATGTAATTTTGGAGATTGAAAAACTAATGGAGAGGGAGTAG
- the larB gene encoding nickel pincer cofactor biosynthesis protein LarB translates to MRERLKELLEKVKSGEISIDRAIDELRILPYQDLGYAKVDHLRGLIKGFPEVIFSQGKTTDQVINIMLELLKVNNRVIATRATYEVYKSLKERIPDAVYFDRARIIAVLREDVEKKGKIVVACAGTADLPVAEEAAVTAEIMGSNVERIYDVGVAGLHRLIDQIDKFYSANVVIVVAGMEGALPSVVGGLVAKPIIAVPTSVGYGANFNGLSALLTMLNSCVPGIAVVNIDNGFSAGYLANMINLMVEENKK, encoded by the coding sequence ATGAGAGAGAGATTAAAAGAACTACTTGAGAAGGTAAAATCTGGTGAAATTTCAATAGATAGAGCTATAGATGAACTTAGAATTTTACCTTATCAGGATCTTGGATATGCTAAAGTGGATCATTTGAGAGGTTTGATAAAGGGGTTCCCAGAGGTAATTTTTTCTCAGGGTAAAACTACTGATCAAGTGATAAATATAATGTTAGAGTTGCTAAAAGTTAATAATAGAGTTATAGCTACAAGGGCAACTTATGAGGTTTACAAGAGTTTAAAAGAACGTATTCCTGATGCAGTTTATTTTGATAGGGCAAGGATTATAGCTGTACTCAGGGAAGATGTGGAGAAAAAGGGTAAAATTGTAGTTGCTTGTGCAGGAACGGCAGATTTACCCGTAGCAGAAGAAGCGGCAGTGACGGCAGAGATTATGGGGAGCAATGTGGAGAGGATATATGATGTGGGAGTTGCTGGATTACATAGATTAATAGATCAGATTGATAAGTTTTATTCAGCCAATGTGGTCATAGTAGTTGCTGGTATGGAAGGTGCTTTACCTTCGGTGGTGGGAGGATTGGTGGCAAAACCTATAATTGCTGTGCCTACTAGTGTAGGATATGGAGCTAATTTTAATGGGCTTTCTGCTTTGTTGACCATGCTAAATAGTTGTGTACCTGGTATTGCAGTGGTGAATATAGATAATGGATTTTCAGCAGGTTATTTAGCAAACATGATAAATTTAATGGTGGAGGAGAATAAAAAATGA
- the gyrB gene encoding DNA topoisomerase (ATP-hydrolyzing) subunit B, which translates to MAVTKKDKYTADSIQILEGTEAVRRRPGMYIGDTGVRGLHHLIFELVDNSIDEVMAGYCDYILVELKKDGAVVVADNGRGIPVDIHPQAKKPALEVVLTTLHAGGKFSNSIYKISGGLHGVGLSVVNALSSKLEVEVMRDGKIFYQVYERGKPITPLTVKGETDKTGTKIKFYPDPEIFETTKFDYDIVANRLRELAFLNPKVTIELRDERTGRSNIFKYEGGLLEFIEYLSKGKEVLHEPIYMEREEGNLILEIVMQYNSGYDELILSYVNNIHTIEGGTHVTGFRTALTRVVNNFARSWGLWKENESLSGDDVREGLTAIVSVKVPDPQFEGQTKTKLGNTEVRKFVEKVVEEELTEYFSKNPDTGKLIITKIIEAYRARQAARKARELVRRKSLLESTLLPGKLADCSEKDPAKCELFIVEGESAGGSAKQARDRRYQAILPLRGKILNVEKAQHLTKILSSEEIKAIIASLGTGIGQDFDLSKLRYHKIIIMTDADVDGAHIRTLLLTFFYRHFRPLIEGGYIYIAQPPLYLLRKGKEERYAYSEEEKEEILKEWGYPENVYIQRYKGLGEMDPEQLRETTMDPQKRILLQVTIEDALEAERLFSILMGNNVEERRNFIEQKAKFVRNLDI; encoded by the coding sequence ATGGCCGTAACAAAAAAAGATAAATACACTGCAGATAGCATTCAGATATTAGAAGGTACAGAGGCCGTAAGAAGAAGACCTGGTATGTACATAGGAGATACCGGGGTAAGAGGGCTACATCATCTTATTTTTGAGTTAGTAGATAATAGTATAGATGAAGTAATGGCTGGGTATTGCGATTACATTCTTGTGGAGTTAAAAAAAGATGGAGCAGTGGTGGTTGCTGATAATGGAAGAGGAATTCCGGTAGATATACATCCTCAGGCTAAAAAGCCGGCTCTTGAAGTTGTTCTTACCACTCTTCATGCAGGAGGTAAATTTTCTAACTCTATATATAAGATAAGTGGTGGACTTCATGGGGTTGGTCTTTCGGTGGTCAATGCATTGTCTTCAAAATTAGAAGTAGAAGTTATGAGAGATGGAAAGATTTTTTATCAAGTTTATGAGAGAGGTAAGCCTATTACACCTCTTACAGTGAAAGGAGAAACAGATAAGACTGGTACTAAGATAAAGTTTTATCCTGATCCAGAAATTTTTGAGACTACGAAGTTCGATTATGATATTGTGGCAAATAGATTAAGAGAGCTTGCTTTTTTGAATCCAAAGGTAACTATTGAATTAAGGGATGAACGAACCGGAAGATCTAATATCTTCAAATATGAAGGAGGACTTCTTGAATTTATTGAATATCTTTCAAAGGGTAAGGAAGTTCTGCACGAACCTATTTATATGGAAAGAGAAGAGGGAAACTTAATTTTAGAGATTGTAATGCAATATAACTCAGGTTATGATGAACTGATCTTATCTTATGTAAATAATATTCATACTATTGAAGGAGGAACTCATGTAACAGGATTTAGAACTGCCCTAACAAGGGTTGTCAATAATTTTGCGAGAAGCTGGGGCTTGTGGAAGGAAAATGAAAGCCTTTCAGGAGACGATGTGAGAGAAGGACTTACTGCTATAGTTAGTGTAAAGGTTCCTGATCCTCAATTTGAAGGTCAGACTAAGACAAAACTTGGAAATACAGAGGTAAGAAAATTTGTAGAGAAAGTTGTTGAAGAAGAGTTAACAGAATATTTTTCCAAGAATCCTGATACAGGAAAACTTATAATAACTAAGATTATTGAGGCTTACAGAGCAAGGCAAGCGGCAAGAAAAGCAAGAGAGCTTGTGAGAAGAAAAAGCCTTTTAGAGTCAACATTACTTCCAGGTAAACTCGCAGATTGTTCCGAGAAGGATCCAGCAAAGTGTGAACTTTTCATTGTTGAGGGAGAGTCTGCAGGTGGTTCTGCTAAACAAGCAAGAGATCGAAGATATCAGGCTATTCTACCGTTAAGGGGTAAAATATTGAATGTGGAGAAAGCCCAACATCTTACTAAGATATTATCAAGTGAAGAGATCAAGGCGATAATTGCATCTTTAGGAACAGGAATAGGTCAAGATTTTGATCTCTCAAAATTAAGATATCACAAGATAATCATTATGACTGATGCTGATGTAGATGGAGCTCATATAAGGACATTACTTTTAACCTTCTTCTATAGACATTTTAGACCTCTTATTGAGGGCGGATATATTTATATAGCTCAACCTCCTTTGTATCTTTTGAGGAAGGGTAAAGAAGAAAGATATGCTTATTCCGAAGAGGAAAAAGAAGAGATTCTTAAAGAATGGGGATATCCCGAAAATGTTTATATACAAAGATATAAAGGTCTTGGAGAGATGGATCCAGAACAGCTCAGAGAAACTACCATGGATCCTCAGAAGAGAATATTACTTCAGGTTACCATAGAGGACGCCTTAGAGGCGGAGAGGCTTTTCTCTATTTTAATGGGTAATAATGTGGAAGAAAGGCGAAACTTTATAGAGCAGAAGGCAAAATTTGTAAGAAATTTGGATATTTAA
- a CDS encoding DUF721 domain-containing protein — translation MPDSLYSKLWEVFIKLNLEKKLCEYLAMNKWEEVVGETLSQHTRPAYVKDGILYVYVDSSVWVQELSLFKDKLIEKLNSSVVIPHVIKDIIFIDKGKAFNKLKSRKVKKEVKLSLQEEERIAKIVEDIKDEELREILKNYYKSIALIQKGGIKDGRNKKR, via the coding sequence ATGCCTGATTCTTTATATTCAAAACTCTGGGAAGTATTCATAAAGTTAAATCTTGAAAAAAAGCTTTGTGAGTATCTTGCTATGAATAAGTGGGAAGAGGTAGTTGGAGAGACTCTTTCCCAACATACAAGGCCTGCATATGTAAAAGACGGGATTCTTTATGTATATGTGGATAGTAGTGTATGGGTACAAGAACTTTCTCTTTTTAAGGATAAGCTTATAGAAAAGTTAAACAGTAGTGTGGTTATTCCTCATGTTATTAAGGATATAATCTTCATAGATAAAGGTAAAGCTTTTAATAAGTTGAAGAGTAGAAAAGTAAAAAAGGAAGTAAAACTTTCTTTGCAGGAGGAAGAAAGAATTGCTAAAATAGTTGAGGATATAAAGGACGAGGAATTACGAGAGATATTGAAGAATTACTATAAGAGCATAGCTTTAATTCAAAAAGGAGGTATTAAGGATGGCCGTAACAAAAAAAGATAA
- the recF gene encoding DNA replication/repair protein RecF (All proteins in this family for which functions are known are DNA-binding proteins that assist the filamentation of RecA onto DNA for the initiation of recombination or recombinational repair.), whose translation MRLIDLRVVNFRNLKNLNLNFFDVNIFYGENAQGKTNILESIYFLFSGKSFRTKNEREIIRWGEESFYLRGDVNWQNQNLVLESALSELEKKIKINQKNLKRYRDMVFLFPIILFSQEEIENFKKGPSQRRYLLNRFISTLSYKYHKALSEYYKTLYQRNLTLKSGRDVSVWNSTLIKLGSYILFQRLSIVEEIKSKVKEVSNKLLEKNFLEIEYISTVPLGDSEEEIAKNFEVMLKAKEAEEKKKGYTLVGPHRDDIVLRIIRDDIQYDLRKYGSAGEKKLGYIIWKLAQVEILSEKRKEKPILLIDDLFGDLDEYKQKRVWDGIKDFQIFLTTPIKIEFLRDFPHFLVKNGEVTLNA comes from the coding sequence TTGCGCCTTATAGATTTGAGAGTAGTAAACTTTAGGAATTTGAAGAACTTGAATTTGAATTTTTTTGATGTGAACATATTCTATGGGGAAAATGCTCAAGGAAAAACTAATATCCTTGAGAGTATATATTTTCTTTTCTCTGGAAAATCTTTCAGAACTAAAAATGAAAGGGAAATTATAAGATGGGGTGAGGAGAGTTTTTATCTCAGGGGAGATGTAAATTGGCAGAATCAAAATTTAGTGCTCGAGTCAGCCCTTTCTGAGTTAGAAAAGAAGATAAAAATTAATCAGAAAAATTTGAAAAGGTATAGAGATATGGTTTTTCTTTTTCCTATCATTCTTTTTTCTCAAGAAGAAATAGAAAATTTTAAAAAAGGACCCTCTCAGAGGAGGTACTTGTTAAACAGATTTATCTCTACCTTGTCTTATAAGTACCATAAAGCTCTTTCTGAATATTACAAGACTCTGTATCAGAGGAATTTAACTCTTAAAAGTGGTAGAGATGTGAGTGTGTGGAACTCTACATTAATTAAATTAGGAAGTTATATATTGTTTCAAAGGCTAAGCATAGTAGAAGAAATAAAATCTAAAGTAAAGGAGGTTTCTAATAAGCTTCTCGAGAAAAATTTTCTCGAAATAGAATATATTTCCACTGTTCCTTTAGGAGATTCGGAGGAAGAGATTGCAAAAAATTTTGAAGTGATGTTAAAGGCAAAAGAAGCAGAGGAAAAAAAGAAAGGGTACACATTAGTTGGTCCTCATAGAGATGACATAGTTTTGAGGATTATAAGGGATGATATCCAATATGACTTGAGGAAATATGGTTCCGCAGGTGAGAAAAAATTGGGTTATATTATTTGGAAATTAGCTCAAGTTGAGATTCTTTCTGAAAAAAGAAAAGAAAAGCCTATCCTTCTTATTGATGATCTTTTTGGAGATTTGGATGAATATAAACAGAAAAGAGTATGGGATGGAATAAAAGACTTTCAGATATTTCTGACCACGCCAATTAAGATAGAATTTCTTAGAGATTTTCCCCATTTTTTAGTGAAAAATGGTGAGGTTACTTTAAATGCCTGA
- the yaaA gene encoding S4 domain-containing protein YaaA codes for MKEIKIYTESITLGQFLKWCRVVETGGQAKNLILAGRVKVNGEIELHRSRKLKNGDVVEVDGEKYVVVVGE; via the coding sequence ATGAAAGAGATAAAAATATATACAGAGTCTATTACTTTAGGACAGTTTTTAAAGTGGTGTAGGGTAGTAGAGACTGGAGGGCAAGCAAAAAATCTTATTTTAGCAGGAAGGGTAAAGGTAAACGGTGAGATAGAACTTCATAGGAGTAGAAAATTAAAAAATGGAGATGTGGTAGAGGTTGATGGAGAAAAATATGTCGTGGTGGTGGGAGAATAA